The Clostridium sp. AWRP genome has a window encoding:
- the murB gene encoding UDP-N-acetylmuramate dehydrogenase has translation MNKFKEFATNLEKILDKEDIKIDEPMKEHTSFRVGGPVDILVTPKKFQEVVDVITLCKEHNIPYYIMGNGSNLLVKDGGIRGIMIKLIKLNEVKVEDNKIITGSGVSLKDISTTALNNKLSGFEFACGIPGSVGGAVTMNAGAYNGEISHIVESAKVIDNEGKIKILDRKQLELEYRSSSILKYKYTVLEVTFNLEHGDYEKIKNRVEDLNRRRNEKQPLEYPSAGSTFKRPDGYFAAKLIEDSGLKGKSVGDAQVSEKHSGFIINRGSATAKDILDLIAIVQHKVKEKFNVDLYTEVRVIGEE, from the coding sequence ATGAATAAGTTTAAAGAGTTTGCTACAAATTTAGAGAAAATATTGGATAAAGAAGACATAAAAATAGACGAACCTATGAAGGAACATACTTCTTTTAGAGTAGGAGGTCCTGTAGATATATTAGTTACTCCTAAAAAATTTCAGGAAGTAGTAGATGTTATAACGTTATGTAAAGAACATAATATACCTTATTATATAATGGGAAATGGTTCTAATTTACTTGTTAAAGATGGCGGAATAAGAGGCATAATGATTAAACTTATAAAACTAAATGAAGTTAAAGTTGAGGACAATAAGATTATTACAGGAAGCGGCGTATCGCTAAAGGATATTTCAACTACTGCCCTTAATAACAAATTATCAGGTTTTGAATTTGCCTGTGGTATACCTGGAAGTGTAGGTGGGGCAGTTACAATGAATGCAGGTGCCTATAATGGTGAAATTTCGCATATTGTAGAAAGTGCAAAAGTTATAGATAATGAAGGAAAAATCAAAATATTAGATAGAAAACAATTAGAGTTGGAATATAGAAGCAGTTCCATTTTAAAATATAAATATACTGTCCTAGAAGTAACCTTTAATTTGGAGCACGGGGATTATGAGAAGATAAAAAACCGTGTAGAAGATTTAAATAGAAGGAGGAATGAAAAACAACCACTAGAATATCCATCTGCAGGAAGTACCTTTAAAAGGCCAGATGGTTATTTTGCTGCAAAACTTATAGAAGACAGTGGATTAAAGGGAAAGAGTGTAGGTGACGCCCAAGTATCTGAAAAACATTCGGGATTTATAATAAATAGAGGAAGTGCAACAGCAAAGGATATTTTAGATTTAATAGCTATTGTGCAGCATAAAGTTAAGGAAAAATTTAATGTAGATTTGTATACTGAAGTTAGGGTTATAGGGGAAGAGTAG
- the rapZ gene encoding RNase adapter RapZ — MRFVIVTGLSGAGKTQAIRSLEDLGYFCVDNLPPTLIPKFAEACYKTDGKIDKIALVIDIRGGQFFNDIFESLNYLKKQGYKYEILFLDASEEVLIKRFKESRRKHPLAPDGRILNGIIMERNKLRELKDRADNIIDTSNLVTRELREEITKIYSEEGQMETELMITVLSFGFKYGIPVDSDLVFDVRFLPNPFYIPELKEYSGKDTSVMKYIMSFKETNEFINKLENMLEFLIPNYIKEGKRQLIISIGCTGGRHRSVFIANAIYSRLKNNGHKVNIDHRDIEEDVNKGGKKL, encoded by the coding sequence ATGAGATTTGTTATAGTGACAGGATTATCTGGAGCGGGAAAAACTCAGGCTATAAGAAGTTTAGAAGATTTAGGGTACTTTTGTGTAGATAATCTTCCTCCTACACTAATACCGAAATTTGCGGAAGCATGCTACAAAACTGATGGTAAAATAGATAAAATAGCCCTGGTAATAGATATAAGGGGAGGTCAATTTTTTAATGATATATTTGAAAGCTTGAATTATCTAAAGAAACAGGGTTATAAATATGAAATATTGTTTTTAGATGCTTCAGAGGAAGTACTTATTAAAAGATTCAAAGAATCCAGGAGAAAACATCCCCTAGCACCTGACGGAAGAATTCTAAATGGTATAATTATGGAAAGAAACAAACTTAGAGAATTGAAAGACAGGGCAGACAATATAATAGATACATCTAACTTAGTAACAAGGGAACTTAGAGAAGAGATAACTAAGATATATTCAGAAGAAGGACAGATGGAAACAGAGCTTATGATTACCGTACTCTCTTTTGGATTTAAATATGGCATACCTGTTGATTCAGATCTAGTATTTGATGTGAGATTTTTACCAAATCCTTTCTATATACCTGAGCTAAAAGAATATTCAGGCAAGGATACCTCTGTAATGAAATATATAATGAGTTTTAAGGAAACAAATGAATTTATAAATAAACTGGAGAACATGTTAGAATTTTTGATCCCAAATTATATAAAAGAAGGGAAGAGACAGCTGATTATCTCCATAGGATGTACCGGGGGAAGGCATCGCTCTGTATTTATTGCAAATGCCATTTATAGTAGACTAAAAAATAATGGACATAAGGTTAATATTGATCATAGAGATATAGAAGAAGATGTTAATAAAGGTGGTAAAAAATTATGA
- a CDS encoding gluconeogenesis factor YvcK family protein — translation MKIVDWLRPGIKVKRWVMLGAMGVLFIIFGVIEFVNRRFYSLYYISFYVFLIISGIFVVYISITQGMRSIIALINKGYLSVSLDSRKLENLIYEKRLLVKGPKIVAIGGGTGLSTMLRGLKYYTSNITAIVTVADDGGGSGDLREDLGMLPPGDIRNCIMALADTEPLMEDLLQYRFKDGRLKNQSFGNLFLAAMDGISGNFEEAVHKMSSVLAVTGKVMPVTLDNLTLKARLKDGSIVEGESNIPQKALERNSPIDKVFIEPRDARALKEAVEAIKEADAVILGPGSLYTSVIPNLLVGDIANALQNTNAVKLYVSNIMTQPGETDGFSVEDHIRAIFNHVGAPIIDYVIINVGKINTELEGKYKEEESHLVKINEDLVDSMGVKVIEGDFISIKNGLIRHNSEKLASILIETIMDKKLLFDRKKIIEYFYLSERLKENRR, via the coding sequence ATGAAGATTGTAGATTGGCTTAGACCTGGCATAAAAGTTAAAAGGTGGGTTATGCTTGGGGCCATGGGAGTACTCTTTATAATATTTGGAGTAATAGAATTTGTAAACAGAAGATTTTACAGCCTTTATTATATATCATTTTATGTATTTTTAATCATATCCGGGATATTTGTAGTGTATATTTCCATAACTCAAGGTATGAGGTCTATAATAGCACTTATAAATAAAGGATATTTAAGTGTGTCTCTAGATTCCAGAAAGTTGGAAAATTTAATATATGAAAAACGTCTTTTGGTAAAAGGTCCTAAAATCGTTGCTATTGGAGGAGGAACTGGCCTTTCCACTATGCTAAGAGGACTTAAATACTATACGTCTAATATAACTGCTATAGTAACTGTAGCAGATGATGGAGGAGGTTCTGGAGATTTAAGGGAAGATCTTGGAATGCTCCCACCAGGAGATATAAGAAACTGTATAATGGCACTTGCTGATACTGAGCCACTTATGGAAGATTTACTCCAGTATAGGTTTAAGGATGGAAGATTGAAAAATCAGAGCTTTGGAAATTTATTTTTGGCAGCTATGGATGGAATATCTGGGAATTTTGAAGAAGCTGTCCATAAGATGAGTTCTGTACTTGCGGTAACAGGTAAGGTAATGCCTGTTACCCTTGACAATTTAACTTTAAAGGCCAGATTAAAAGATGGATCTATTGTAGAGGGAGAATCAAATATTCCTCAAAAAGCATTGGAAAGAAATAGTCCAATAGATAAAGTTTTTATAGAACCTAGAGATGCTAGGGCATTAAAAGAAGCTGTAGAGGCTATAAAAGAAGCCGATGCAGTAATACTTGGACCAGGCAGCTTATATACTAGTGTAATACCAAATCTTTTAGTTGGTGATATAGCTAATGCACTGCAAAATACAAATGCTGTAAAACTTTATGTTTCAAATATAATGACTCAACCGGGAGAGACAGATGGATTTTCTGTAGAAGACCATATTAGGGCTATATTTAACCATGTCGGTGCCCCTATAATAGATTATGTAATTATAAATGTAGGTAAAATAAATACGGAGTTAGAAGGGAAATATAAAGAAGAAGAATCTCATTTAGTTAAAATAAATGAGGATTTAGTAGATTCTATGGGAGTAAAAGTAATTGAAGGAGATTTTATAAGTATTAAGAATGGACTTATAAGGCATAATTCTGAAAAATTAGCTTCCATACTTATAGAAACTATTATGGATAAAAAGCTGCTATTTGATAGAAAGAAGATAATAGAATATTTCTATCTATCAGAAAGATTAAAGGAAAATAGGAGATAA
- the whiA gene encoding DNA-binding protein WhiA, which translates to MSFSLKVKNEVCRYSDIDEEEAIAELSAIMKVSGTLMLGGNRQFSFKIITENAAIARFIFKILKDIFHIHTRILVKRSNSLKKNNVYVIMITEDTDVRSILKKVGLLKEEEDVFSLDYSIPKSISENEKLKKAYIRGAFLGGGSISNPEKTYHLEFVTHDNDYALDLSKLINGYGLSSKVIQRKSSFIVYIKEGEQIVDLLNIIGAHSSLLELENIRIMKEMRNNVNRLVNCETANLSKTVNAAVRQMESIKLIQKEIGLSRLPENLRDIAELRLNYPDESLKELGEMLNPKVGKSGVNHRLRRIEKIADELRKER; encoded by the coding sequence ATGTCATTTTCATTAAAGGTAAAAAATGAAGTTTGTAGGTATTCGGATATAGATGAGGAAGAAGCTATAGCAGAATTGTCTGCCATAATGAAGGTTAGTGGAACTTTGATGCTTGGAGGGAATAGGCAGTTTAGCTTTAAGATAATTACTGAAAATGCTGCAATTGCCAGATTCATATTTAAGATATTGAAGGATATTTTTCATATACATACTAGAATACTGGTTAAAAGGAGTAATTCTTTAAAAAAAAATAATGTGTACGTAATAATGATAACGGAAGATACAGATGTAAGATCCATACTTAAAAAAGTAGGACTTTTAAAGGAAGAAGAAGATGTTTTTTCACTGGATTATAGTATACCAAAAAGTATTAGTGAAAATGAAAAACTAAAAAAGGCATATATAAGGGGAGCTTTTTTAGGTGGTGGGAGCATAAGTAATCCAGAAAAGACATATCACCTTGAATTTGTAACTCATGACAATGATTATGCCTTGGATTTGAGTAAACTTATAAATGGATATGGATTAAGTTCTAAAGTAATACAGAGAAAGAGCAGTTTTATAGTGTATATTAAAGAGGGAGAGCAGATAGTGGATCTTTTAAATATAATAGGAGCACACTCTTCTCTTTTGGAATTAGAGAACATAAGGATAATGAAGGAGATGAGGAATAACGTAAATAGGCTGGTGAATTGTGAGACTGCAAATTTGAGTAAAACTGTTAATGCAGCAGTAAGACAAATGGAGAGTATAAAGCTTATACAAAAAGAAATAGGGTTAAGTAGGCTGCCTGAAAATTTAAGGGATATTGCAGAACTTAGGTTAAATTATCCGGATGAATCTTTGAAGGAATTAGGTGAAATGTTGAACCCTAAAGTAGGTAAATCTGGAGTAAATCACAGACTTAGGAGAATTGAGAAAATAGCAGATGAACTGAGAAAAGAAAGGTAG